The following are encoded together in the Flavobacterium sp. TR2 genome:
- a CDS encoding TlpA family protein disulfide reductase has translation MKKFFVAGLVLFNALNIVAQSKNSIKFTAKIANRNSDTLVIKGRDNFRQVIPIDKKEIFAATFDAPQGFYVFSDGTESSNLYLKPNSEVNLTMDAKEFDETIVYKGKGVDESNFLAQQALKDESFQKDAFAKESGEFTALLDGKLKSDTESLEKGNFAPEFKTALKRSFESFHQYAGEEYERVAKANKMVGKASPGFDYENFKGGKTKLSDLKGKYVYIDLWATWCAPCRAEIPYLQKIEEKYHGKNIEFVSISIDKAKDNEKWKKFVTDKKLGGVQLFADKDWESEFVVNYGVTGIPRFILIDPQGNILKSDASRPSDPELDKQLSALLN, from the coding sequence ATGAAAAAATTTTTTGTTGCAGGTTTAGTACTTTTTAATGCTTTAAATATTGTTGCTCAAAGCAAAAACTCAATAAAGTTCACGGCTAAAATCGCAAATAGAAACAGCGATACTTTGGTTATTAAAGGAAGAGACAATTTCAGACAAGTAATTCCGATTGATAAAAAAGAGATTTTTGCAGCAACTTTTGATGCTCCTCAAGGGTTTTATGTTTTTTCTGACGGCACAGAATCTTCTAATTTATATTTAAAGCCAAATTCTGAAGTTAATTTGACTATGGATGCCAAAGAATTTGATGAAACGATTGTATATAAAGGTAAAGGGGTGGATGAAAGTAATTTTTTGGCACAGCAGGCTTTAAAAGATGAAAGCTTTCAGAAAGATGCTTTTGCTAAAGAATCAGGCGAATTTACAGCTTTGCTTGATGGAAAATTGAAATCGGATACTGAGAGTCTAGAGAAAGGAAATTTTGCTCCAGAATTTAAAACAGCTTTAAAACGCAGTTTTGAGAGTTTTCATCAATATGCGGGTGAAGAATATGAAAGAGTTGCAAAGGCAAATAAAATGGTAGGAAAAGCTTCTCCAGGTTTTGACTATGAAAATTTTAAAGGAGGAAAAACAAAGCTTTCAGATTTAAAAGGGAAATATGTTTACATCGATCTTTGGGCAACATGGTGCGCGCCTTGTAGAGCTGAGATTCCGTATCTGCAAAAGATTGAAGAAAAATATCATGGAAAAAACATTGAATTCGTAAGCATTTCTATTGATAAAGCAAAAGACAACGAAAAATGGAAAAAGTTTGTAACTGATAAAAAATTGGGTGGCGTTCAATTATTTGCAGATAAAGATTGGGAATCTGAGTTTGTTGTTAATTACGGTGTAACAGGAATTCCGCGATTTATTTTGATAGATCCGCAAGGCAATATTCTAAAATCGGATGCCTCAAGACCATCTGATCCTGAATTGGATAAGCAGCTTAGCGCATTATTGAACTAA
- a CDS encoding NADH-quinone oxidoreductase subunit B, translating to MSDSKVNMVAPPEGVTGEGFFATKLSDVVGLARANSLWPLPFATSCCGIEFMATMASHYDLARFGSERVSFSPRQADMLLVMGTISKKMAPILRQVYEQMSEPRWVIAVGACASSGGVFDTYSVLQGIDKVIPVDVYVPGCPPRPEQIVDGVMRLQELVKSESVRRRSSPEYQELLASYNIS from the coding sequence ATGAGCGATTCAAAAGTAAATATGGTTGCGCCGCCAGAAGGAGTTACTGGTGAAGGTTTCTTCGCTACAAAACTTAGTGATGTTGTTGGTTTAGCAAGAGCCAACTCATTATGGCCGCTTCCTTTCGCGACTTCATGCTGTGGTATCGAATTCATGGCAACAATGGCATCTCACTATGACTTAGCTCGATTTGGTTCTGAGCGTGTGAGTTTCTCGCCAAGACAAGCCGATATGCTATTAGTTATGGGAACTATTTCTAAAAAAATGGCTCCTATTTTAAGACAAGTTTACGAACAAATGTCAGAACCTCGTTGGGTAATTGCTGTTGGAGCTTGCGCTTCTTCAGGAGGTGTTTTTGACACTTATTCTGTCCTACAAGGAATTGACAAAGTAATTCCTGTTGATGTTTATGTACCGGGATGCCCGCCAAGACCAGAACAAATTGTTGATGGAGTTATGAGACTTCAGGAATTGGTAAAAAGCGAATCTGTGAGACGAAGAAGCTCACCAGAATACCAAGAATTATTAGCTTCATATAATATCTCATAA
- a CDS encoding NADH-quinone oxidoreductase subunit A encodes MQSDQYSYIPILMQFILAVGFVVGTIIISGKLGPKRSSEVKDKNFECGIESVGNARIPFSVKYFLVAILFVLFDVEVIFLYPWAVNFKDLGIEGMLKMIVFMSLLLVGFFYIIKKKALEWE; translated from the coding sequence ATGCAATCTGATCAATACAGTTACATTCCTATTTTAATGCAGTTTATTTTAGCTGTTGGTTTTGTGGTAGGAACAATCATTATTTCTGGAAAATTAGGACCTAAAAGATCCTCTGAAGTTAAAGACAAAAACTTCGAATGTGGTATCGAATCTGTTGGTAACGCTCGTATCCCATTCTCTGTAAAATACTTCTTAGTTGCCATCTTGTTCGTATTATTCGACGTAGAGGTTATTTTCTTGTATCCTTGGGCAGTAAACTTCAAAGACTTAGGAATTGAAGGAATGTTAAAAATGATCGTTTTCATGTCTTTGCTTTTAGTTGGTTTCTTTTACATCATCAAAAAGAAAGCATTAGAGTGGGAATAA
- a CDS encoding NADH-quinone oxidoreductase subunit D has protein sequence MSELLLPPEHRYAKIIQERLNEDGSELSVLNLGPTHPATHGIFQNILLMDGEKILEAEPTIGYIHRAFEKIAENRPFYQITPLTDRMNYCSSPINNMGWWMTVEKLLGIEVPKRAQYLRVIVMELARITDHIICNGILGVDTGAYTGFLYVFQFREKIYEIYEEICGARLTTNMGRIGGFERDWSPEVFKKLDKFLEEFPPVWQEFQNLFERNRIFLDRTVNVGGITAEKAMAYGFTGPNLRAAGVDYDVRVAQPYSSYEDFDFIVPVGKSGDTYDRFCVRNAEVWESLSIIRQALEKMPPGNEYHAEVPDYYLPPKEDVYTSMESLIYHFKIVMGEVPVPVAEIYHPVEGGNGEIGFYLVTDGSRTPYRLHFRRPCFIYYQAFPEMIKGAMLSDAIIILSSLNVIAGELDA, from the coding sequence ATGTCAGAACTATTATTACCACCAGAGCATCGTTATGCTAAAATAATTCAAGAGAGATTAAATGAAGACGGAAGCGAACTTTCTGTACTGAATTTAGGTCCTACACACCCTGCAACACACGGTATTTTCCAAAATATCCTGCTGATGGATGGTGAAAAAATTCTTGAGGCTGAACCAACTATTGGCTATATCCACAGAGCATTCGAAAAAATTGCCGAAAATCGTCCTTTTTATCAAATTACACCTCTTACTGACCGTATGAACTATTGTTCATCTCCTATTAATAATATGGGATGGTGGATGACAGTAGAAAAATTATTAGGTATTGAAGTTCCTAAAAGAGCCCAATATTTAAGAGTTATCGTTATGGAGCTGGCTCGTATTACAGACCACATTATATGTAACGGAATTTTAGGTGTAGATACTGGTGCTTATACTGGTTTCTTATACGTATTCCAATTTAGAGAAAAAATCTACGAAATCTACGAAGAAATTTGTGGTGCTCGTTTGACTACAAATATGGGAAGAATTGGTGGTTTTGAAAGAGACTGGTCTCCAGAAGTTTTCAAAAAACTAGACAAATTCCTTGAAGAATTCCCACCTGTTTGGCAAGAATTCCAAAACCTTTTCGAAAGAAATAGAATTTTCCTTGACAGAACTGTAAACGTGGGCGGAATCACTGCTGAAAAAGCAATGGCTTACGGATTTACAGGTCCAAACTTACGTGCTGCCGGAGTTGATTACGATGTGCGTGTTGCACAACCTTATTCATCTTACGAAGATTTCGATTTTATTGTTCCTGTTGGAAAATCAGGAGATACTTACGATCGTTTCTGTGTTCGTAACGCTGAAGTTTGGGAAAGTTTAAGCATTATTCGTCAGGCATTAGAAAAAATGCCTCCAGGAAACGAATACCATGCTGAAGTTCCAGATTACTACCTTCCTCCAAAAGAAGATGTTTACACTTCTATGGAATCTTTAATTTATCACTTTAAGATCGTAATGGGAGAAGTTCCTGTACCAGTTGCAGAAATCTATCACCCAGTAGAAGGAGGAAATGGAGAAATTGGTTTCTATTTAGTAACAGACGGAAGTAGAACTCCATATAGATTACATTTCAGAAGACCTTGCTTTATTTATTATCAAGCATTCCCAGAAATGATTAAAGGTGCCATGCTTTCTGATGCAATTATCATTCTATCAAGTTTGAACGTAATTGCAGGAGAATTAGACGCCTAA
- the aspS gene encoding aspartate--tRNA ligase, with product MYRSHNCGELNASNINTEVTLAGWVQKSRDKGFMNWVDLRDRYGITQLIFDESRTDKTVFELAKTLGREFVIQVKGTVIEREAKNKNIPTGEIEILVSELTILNTALTPPFTIEDETDGGEDIRMKYRYLDIRRNPVKNSLLFRHKVAMEVRKYLSDLDFCEVETPYLIKSTPEGARDFVVPSRMNEGQFYALPQSPQTFKQLLMVGGMDKYFQIVKCFRDEDLRADRQPEFTQIDCEMAFVEQEDILNIFEGLTRHLLKEIKGIEVDKFPRITYDYAMKTYGNDKPDIRFGMKFGELNEFAQHKEFPVFNAAELVVGIAVPGAGNYTRKEIDGLIDWVKRPQVGASGMVYVKCNEDGTYKSSVDKFYDQDDLANWAKATEANPGDMIFVLSGPANKTRAQLSALRMELATRLGLRNPEEFAPLWVVDFPLLELDEESGRYHAMHHPFTSPKPEDMALLETEPGKVRANAYDMVLNGNEIGGGSIRIHDKATQQLMFKYLGFTEEEAKTQFGFLMDAFQFGAPPHGGLAFGLDRLVAILGGQETIRDFIAFPKNNSGRDVMIDAPAAIDDAQLKELRIKVDIA from the coding sequence ATGTATAGAAGTCATAATTGTGGCGAATTAAACGCTTCAAATATTAATACCGAAGTTACACTTGCGGGCTGGGTTCAAAAATCGCGTGATAAAGGATTTATGAATTGGGTCGATTTACGCGACCGCTATGGAATCACACAACTTATTTTCGACGAAAGTCGTACCGATAAAACTGTTTTTGAATTGGCCAAAACTCTTGGTCGTGAATTTGTAATTCAGGTTAAAGGAACTGTTATTGAGCGTGAGGCCAAAAACAAAAACATTCCAACTGGCGAAATCGAAATTTTAGTTTCTGAATTAACGATTCTAAATACGGCGCTTACTCCTCCATTTACAATTGAAGATGAAACAGATGGCGGAGAAGATATCAGAATGAAATACCGTTATTTGGATATTAGAAGAAATCCTGTAAAAAACAGTTTGTTATTCCGTCATAAAGTAGCGATGGAAGTTCGCAAATATCTTTCTGATTTAGATTTCTGTGAAGTTGAAACTCCTTACCTAATCAAATCTACTCCAGAAGGAGCAAGAGATTTCGTTGTGCCAAGCCGTATGAACGAAGGACAATTTTATGCATTGCCACAATCACCGCAGACTTTCAAACAACTTTTGATGGTGGGTGGAATGGATAAATATTTCCAAATCGTGAAATGTTTCCGTGACGAAGATTTACGTGCGGACCGTCAGCCTGAGTTTACTCAAATTGACTGCGAAATGGCATTTGTGGAGCAAGAAGATATCTTGAATATTTTTGAAGGATTGACAAGACATTTATTAAAAGAAATTAAAGGTATTGAAGTAGATAAATTCCCAAGAATTACCTACGACTATGCTATGAAAACATACGGAAACGACAAACCGGACATTCGTTTCGGAATGAAGTTTGGAGAACTGAACGAATTTGCGCAACACAAAGAATTCCCTGTTTTTAACGCGGCTGAATTAGTTGTCGGAATCGCTGTTCCAGGAGCTGGAAATTACACTCGTAAAGAAATCGACGGATTAATTGACTGGGTAAAACGTCCACAAGTTGGCGCATCTGGAATGGTTTATGTAAAATGCAACGAAGACGGAACATACAAATCATCTGTAGACAAATTCTACGATCAAGACGATTTGGCAAATTGGGCAAAAGCAACAGAAGCAAATCCTGGAGATATGATTTTTGTTCTTTCGGGACCAGCAAACAAAACAAGAGCGCAACTTTCTGCTTTACGTATGGAATTGGCAACTCGTTTAGGATTGCGTAATCCAGAAGAATTTGCTCCATTATGGGTTGTAGATTTCCCATTATTAGAACTTGACGAAGAAAGCGGCCGTTATCATGCTATGCACCACCCATTTACTTCGCCAAAACCAGAAGACATGGCTTTATTGGAAACAGAGCCAGGAAAAGTTCGCGCAAATGCATACGATATGGTTTTGAATGGTAATGAAATTGGAGGCGGATCGATTCGTATTCATGATAAAGCAACGCAGCAATTAATGTTCAAATATTTAGGATTTACCGAAGAAGAAGCAAAAACACAATTCGGATTCCTGATGGATGCTTTCCAATTTGGCGCACCGCCACACGGAGGATTAGCTTTCGGTTTAGACAGACTTGTTGCCATCTTGGGAGGACAAGAAACTATTAGAGATTTCATCGCATTCCCTAAAAACAACTCAGGACGCGACGTAATGATCGATGCTCCTGCTGCAATTGACGATGCACAATTAAAAGAACTTCGAATTAAAGTTGACATTGCTTAA
- a CDS encoding toxin-antitoxin system YwqK family antitoxin, with translation MKKSVILAAILFSGIVVAQEGKPELEAAGNKVKATYYYENGKVQQEGFFKDGKLDGVWVSYDEKGNKKAVGEYTDGVKTGKWIYFNENSLNEVAYVDNKVSSVKSLQKNALANRN, from the coding sequence ATGAAAAAGAGTGTAATTTTAGCTGCAATATTGTTCTCTGGAATTGTAGTTGCACAAGAAGGAAAGCCTGAATTAGAAGCTGCTGGGAACAAGGTAAAAGCAACGTATTACTATGAAAATGGTAAAGTGCAGCAAGAAGGCTTTTTTAAGGACGGTAAATTAGACGGTGTCTGGGTATCTTATGACGAAAAAGGAAATAAAAAAGCCGTTGGAGAATACACAGACGGAGTTAAAACCGGAAAATGGATTTACTTTAATGAAAACAGTTTAAACGAAGTTGCTTATGTAGATAACAAAGTAAGTTCGGTTAAAAGTTTACAGAAAAATGCTTTAGCAAACAGAAATTAG
- a CDS encoding PepSY-associated TM helix domain-containing protein, producing the protein MGFKTKIRFIHKWLGLISGIIVFIVCITGCIFCFHDEIKDITRKEWRLVEPQNKPFLLPSQLQEKAKEAVPENKASMIAYYGKSRSAIVYTYSDAGNLYLYFNPYTGEYLKSENPETDFFIIVEYIHLYLLLPDYIGKHIIGGATFIFIVLLISGIIQWWPKRKSDIKRSFTIKWSAKWRRVNYDWHNTTGFYISIIALILAITGLTFTYEWVGDGIYKSFNFGGDKAAETKTPIIDTTAFKANSITAIDKAFAQTLKLQPKAEMFFIMIPQQKGDIVSTGAYPHTLRYDQQSNYYFHPSSGKLIKSQTFDKKTLGLQVVEMNYGIHTGQVLDLPGKIIAFTVSLIAAALPVSGFIIWFGRSRKSKKVKA; encoded by the coding sequence ATGGGATTCAAGACCAAAATACGCTTTATACACAAATGGCTCGGATTAATTTCTGGGATTATTGTTTTTATCGTCTGTATTACCGGTTGCATTTTCTGCTTTCATGATGAAATAAAAGACATTACCAGAAAAGAATGGCGTTTGGTTGAACCTCAAAACAAACCTTTTCTTTTGCCATCTCAGCTGCAGGAAAAAGCCAAAGAAGCTGTTCCCGAAAACAAAGCCAGCATGATCGCTTATTACGGTAAAAGCAGATCAGCGATTGTTTACACTTATTCTGATGCCGGAAATCTTTACTTATATTTCAATCCGTATACTGGGGAATATTTGAAATCAGAAAATCCAGAAACTGACTTTTTCATTATTGTAGAATATATTCATTTATATCTGCTCCTGCCCGATTACATCGGAAAGCACATTATTGGCGGCGCAACTTTCATTTTTATTGTATTGCTCATTTCGGGAATCATACAATGGTGGCCAAAACGAAAAAGCGACATCAAAAGAAGTTTCACTATCAAATGGTCTGCAAAATGGCGCCGCGTTAATTACGACTGGCATAATACTACTGGTTTTTACATCTCTATAATAGCCTTAATTTTAGCCATAACAGGACTTACTTTTACCTACGAATGGGTCGGTGACGGAATTTACAAATCCTTTAATTTTGGCGGAGACAAAGCGGCCGAAACCAAAACTCCTATAATTGACACCACTGCATTTAAAGCAAATTCGATTACAGCAATTGACAAAGCATTTGCCCAAACCTTAAAATTACAGCCAAAAGCAGAAATGTTTTTTATAATGATTCCGCAGCAAAAAGGCGATATCGTAAGCACAGGCGCATATCCGCATACATTGCGTTATGATCAGCAAAGCAATTATTATTTTCATCCGTCAAGCGGAAAATTAATTAAAAGCCAGACTTTCGACAAAAAAACTTTAGGCCTTCAAGTTGTCGAAATGAATTACGGAATACATACAGGACAAGTTTTAGACCTTCCTGGAAAAATAATAGCTTTTACCGTCAGTTTAATTGCTGCAGCACTACCTGTCAGCGGATTTATAATATGGTTTGGAAGAAGCAGAAAATCTAAAAAAGTAAAGGCATAA
- a CDS encoding PepSY-associated TM helix domain-containing protein: MNNRHYNIYFHTHTVSGIVISVVLFVIFFAGSFSFFRDEIINWERSESTAITREIQLDYNDALKHLDKKYVLHGRNLTISKPSVENRVAVYMEGTKDTLAPKKQQAGEFFYLDNKNYKTYTYEESYSLGELLYRLHFLAQIPYPAGYYLSGFTALFFLFAIITGVLLHWNKIVSNFYMFRPKEKLKTLWTDAHTALGMIGLPFQFVYAVTGAFFMIKLLIVAPAVMALYKGDQDKLYKELEYTDPDYKFENKKLANPFNINELVAKTKKNWTDFEITRVFIQNYGDANMHVLVEGELLSHKKFTGIGKIVYRIADGKEIAKKDPIAQTTYLDVVKNVLYRIHFGDYGGYALKIVSFILGIITCFVIISGVMIWLVARQKNNLPEKKRRFNAAVVRIYLAICLSMYPITALAFIGSKIFYPLSQSNLYALYFGGWLLLTIFFIIKKDDAFTNKFCLISGSILGFLIPITNGIVSGDWFWTSFIENKFQIFFIDVFWIFLAGISLYTAYHLKPKKVVS; the protein is encoded by the coding sequence ATGAATAACCGTCATTACAATATCTATTTTCACACACATACTGTCAGCGGAATCGTGATCAGTGTAGTTCTTTTTGTAATTTTCTTCGCCGGATCTTTTTCTTTTTTTAGAGATGAAATCATCAATTGGGAAAGAAGTGAATCTACAGCAATCACAAGAGAAATTCAATTAGATTACAATGATGCGCTTAAGCATCTTGACAAAAAATATGTGCTGCACGGAAGAAATCTTACCATTTCTAAACCTTCGGTAGAAAATAGAGTTGCTGTATATATGGAGGGAACCAAAGATACATTGGCTCCTAAAAAACAGCAAGCAGGAGAGTTTTTTTATCTAGACAACAAAAATTACAAAACCTACACCTACGAAGAGTCTTATTCATTAGGCGAACTTCTATATCGTCTTCATTTTTTAGCACAAATTCCATATCCTGCAGGATATTATTTATCTGGATTTACGGCTTTGTTCTTCTTATTCGCAATCATAACAGGAGTTTTATTGCATTGGAATAAAATAGTTTCTAACTTTTATATGTTCCGCCCAAAAGAAAAACTAAAAACACTTTGGACAGATGCGCATACAGCTTTAGGAATGATCGGTCTGCCATTCCAGTTTGTATACGCGGTTACAGGAGCATTTTTTATGATTAAGCTTTTAATTGTAGCTCCAGCTGTAATGGCTTTATACAAAGGGGATCAAGATAAATTATACAAAGAACTGGAATACACTGATCCAGATTATAAGTTTGAAAACAAAAAGCTCGCGAACCCATTTAACATTAATGAACTGGTTGCTAAAACCAAAAAAAACTGGACCGATTTTGAAATAACGCGTGTTTTTATTCAGAACTACGGAGATGCAAATATGCACGTCTTGGTTGAAGGTGAACTTTTAAGCCACAAAAAATTTACCGGAATAGGAAAAATAGTTTACAGAATTGCGGACGGGAAAGAAATTGCCAAAAAAGACCCAATTGCGCAAACCACTTATTTAGATGTTGTAAAAAATGTTTTATATAGAATACATTTTGGAGATTATGGCGGATATGCTTTAAAAATCGTAAGTTTCATTTTAGGAATCATTACTTGTTTTGTCATTATTTCTGGAGTTATGATTTGGCTTGTTGCCCGACAAAAAAACAATCTTCCAGAAAAGAAAAGACGTTTCAACGCTGCTGTTGTTCGCATATACTTGGCGATTTGCTTAAGTATGTACCCAATTACGGCTCTGGCTTTTATCGGAAGCAAAATCTTTTACCCATTAAGCCAGTCCAATTTATATGCTCTTTATTTTGGAGGATGGCTACTGCTGACTATCTTCTTTATCATTAAAAAAGATGATGCTTTTACTAACAAATTCTGTCTGATTTCTGGAAGCATTTTAGGATTCTTGATTCCAATTACCAACGGAATTGTCTCTGGAGATTGGTTTTGGACTTCTTTTATAGAAAACAAATTTCAGATTTTCTTTATTGATGTTTTCTGGATTTTTCTTGCTGGAATTTCTTTATACACAGCGTATCATTTAAAACCTAAAAAAGTCGTTTCCTAA
- a CDS encoding cold-shock protein gives MRTGTVKFFNESKGYGFITDEETGKDIFVHASGINAEELREGDRVSYEEEEGRKGKVAAKVAVI, from the coding sequence ATGCGTACAGGTACAGTAAAATTTTTCAATGAATCTAAAGGTTATGGATTCATTACAGACGAAGAAACAGGAAAGGACATCTTCGTTCACGCTTCAGGAATTAACGCGGAAGAATTACGCGAAGGTGACCGTGTAAGCTATGAAGAAGAAGAAGGAAGAAAAGGGAAAGTTGCTGCTAAAGTAGCAGTAATCTAA
- a CDS encoding NADH-quinone oxidoreductase subunit C yields the protein MALENTLIQDKLVETFNNDVFNFQQERDIFSLEASADKITALILFLKNDPELRFHFLTDLCGIHYPDNETERQFAVVYHLHNWYENKRLKIKVFLNGEKPEIKSVSNIFLSSNWMERETFDFFGIDFIGHPQLKRILNMDEMQSHPMRKEFPMEDSGRTDKDDRFFGRTTSNC from the coding sequence ATGGCCTTAGAAAATACCCTGATCCAAGACAAACTTGTAGAAACATTTAACAATGATGTTTTTAACTTTCAGCAAGAAAGAGATATTTTTTCTTTAGAAGCTTCGGCTGATAAAATTACAGCCTTAATTCTATTCCTTAAAAACGATCCAGAATTGCGTTTTCATTTCTTAACAGATTTATGCGGAATTCATTATCCAGATAACGAAACAGAACGCCAGTTTGCAGTTGTTTATCATTTACACAACTGGTACGAAAACAAAAGACTAAAAATCAAAGTTTTCTTAAACGGCGAAAAACCAGAAATTAAATCGGTTTCAAATATTTTCCTTTCTTCCAATTGGATGGAAAGAGAAACGTTCGATTTCTTTGGGATAGACTTTATAGGACATCCACAATTGAAACGTATTTTGAATATGGACGAAATGCAGTCTCACCCAATGCGAAAAGAATTTCCAATGGAAGACAGCGGAAGAACAGATAAGGATGATAGATTCTTCGGAAGAACAACATCAAATTGCTAA